From a region of the Halolamina sp. CBA1230 genome:
- a CDS encoding Lrp/AsnC family transcriptional regulator produces the protein MKDGELDDVDRHILYYLQQDARGTSSSEIAEKLGLSASTVRTRINKLEDSGVIRGYHLDIDYDLAGYPLYTKIICTAPIPERDELANAAREIEGVTAVREIMTGERNVYVNTIGRDHDDLNRISEELDALGLEIVDEQIIRDEYVCPYQGFLDGPEEE, from the coding sequence ATGAAAGACGGAGAGCTGGACGATGTGGACCGTCATATCCTCTACTACCTCCAGCAGGACGCCCGCGGCACCTCCTCCAGCGAGATCGCCGAGAAGCTGGGTCTGTCGGCGAGCACCGTTCGCACGCGGATCAACAAGCTCGAGGACAGCGGGGTGATCCGTGGCTACCACCTCGACATCGACTACGACCTCGCGGGCTACCCGCTGTACACGAAGATCATCTGCACCGCGCCGATCCCGGAGCGTGACGAGCTCGCGAACGCGGCCCGGGAGATCGAGGGCGTCACCGCCGTCCGGGAGATCATGACCGGCGAGCGCAACGTCTACGTCAACACGATCGGCCGCGACCACGACGATCTCAACCGGATCAGCGAGGAGCTGGACGCGCTGGGGCTGGAGATCGTCGACGAGCAGATCATCCGCGACGAGTACGTCTGCCCGTACCAGGGGTTTCTCGACGGACCTGAGGAGGAATAA
- a CDS encoding CTP synthase, whose product MPTDPQRYDPDLGRKFVFVTGGVMSGLGKGITAASTGRLLSNAGFDVTAVKIDPYLNVDAGTMNPYQHGEVYVLKDGGEVDLDLGNYERFLGVDMTSDHNVTTGKVYKNVIESERAGDYLGETVQVIPHITDDIKRRIREAAEGSDVCLIEIGGTVGDIEGMPYLEALRQFAHEEDDEDILFTHVTLVPYSKNGEQKTKPTQHSVKELRSIGLQPDILVGRCEDELDPKTKEKIALFCDVPTDAVFSNPDVEDVYHVPLMVEREGLDEYVMQELNLADEALPEAERSTEWRDLVTRERTDTVEVALVGKYDLEDAYMSVHEALKHAGIQRGVEVDVVWVDADEMDEHHAERLENADGVVVPGGFGSRGSEGKIEAVRYARENDVPFLGLCLGFQMAVIEHARNVVGLEGADSTEIEPDTPHPVIDLLPEQYETEEMGGTMRLGTHVTEIDEGTLAAGVYGDTSCTERHRHRYEVNPEYIPQLEADGLTFSGYADNRMEIVERADHPYFIGTQFHPEFRSRPDRASPPFVGLLDAILDEQEAPETEVSA is encoded by the coding sequence ATGCCGACGGACCCGCAGCGCTACGACCCCGACCTCGGACGGAAGTTCGTGTTCGTGACCGGCGGGGTGATGTCCGGCCTCGGCAAGGGCATCACCGCCGCGAGCACCGGACGCCTCCTCTCGAACGCCGGCTTCGACGTCACTGCCGTCAAGATCGACCCCTACCTCAACGTCGACGCCGGGACGATGAACCCCTACCAGCACGGGGAAGTGTACGTCCTCAAGGACGGCGGCGAGGTGGATCTGGACCTCGGGAACTACGAGCGGTTCCTCGGGGTCGACATGACCTCGGACCACAACGTCACCACCGGGAAAGTGTACAAGAACGTCATCGAGAGCGAGCGCGCCGGCGACTACCTCGGCGAGACCGTCCAGGTCATCCCCCACATCACCGACGACATCAAGCGCCGCATCCGCGAGGCCGCGGAGGGCAGCGACGTCTGTCTGATCGAGATCGGCGGGACCGTCGGCGACATCGAGGGGATGCCGTACCTCGAAGCGCTCCGGCAGTTCGCCCACGAGGAGGACGACGAGGACATCCTCTTCACCCACGTCACGCTCGTCCCCTACTCGAAGAACGGCGAGCAGAAGACCAAACCCACCCAGCACTCCGTGAAGGAGCTCCGGTCGATCGGGCTCCAGCCCGACATCCTCGTCGGGCGCTGTGAGGACGAGCTCGACCCGAAAACCAAAGAGAAGATCGCGCTGTTCTGTGACGTCCCGACCGACGCGGTGTTCTCCAACCCCGACGTGGAGGACGTGTACCACGTCCCGCTGATGGTCGAGAGGGAGGGGCTCGACGAGTACGTGATGCAGGAGCTGAACCTGGCCGACGAGGCGCTACCCGAGGCGGAACGCTCGACGGAGTGGCGCGACCTCGTCACCCGCGAGCGCACCGACACCGTCGAGGTCGCGCTGGTCGGGAAGTACGACCTGGAGGACGCGTACATGTCCGTCCACGAGGCGCTGAAACACGCCGGCATCCAGCGCGGCGTCGAGGTCGACGTGGTCTGGGTCGACGCCGACGAGATGGACGAGCACCACGCCGAACGCCTGGAGAACGCCGACGGCGTCGTCGTCCCGGGCGGGTTCGGCTCCCGTGGGAGCGAGGGGAAGATCGAGGCGGTGCGCTACGCCCGCGAGAACGACGTTCCCTTCCTCGGCCTCTGTCTGGGGTTCCAGATGGCCGTCATCGAGCACGCCCGCAACGTCGTCGGCCTGGAGGGCGCCGACAGCACCGAGATCGAGCCCGACACGCCCCACCCAGTGATCGATCTGCTGCCCGAGCAGTACGAGACCGAGGAGATGGGTGGGACGATGCGGCTGGGTACCCACGTGACCGAGATCGACGAGGGCACGCTCGCCGCGGGGGTGTACGGCGACACCTCCTGCACCGAGCGCCACCGCCACCGCTACGAGGTCAACCCCGAGTACATCCCACAGCTGGAAGCCGACGGGCTGACGTTCTCGGGGTACGCGGACAACCGTATGGAGATCGTCGAACGCGCCGACCACCCGTACTTCATCGGCACGCAGTTCCACCCCGAGTTCCGTTCCCGTCCCGACCGCGCGAGCCCCCCGTTCGTCGGCCTGCTCGACGCGATCCTGGACGAGCAGGAGGCGCCGGAGACGGAGGTGAGCGCCTGA
- a CDS encoding cupin domain-containing protein, with amino-acid sequence MDELPDVTPEPGTIETRELVVDDAALVKAFFLGPGAELDTHDHPESLNVFHVLAGTVTVIQEDEEEEIVAPGVVHHERGVAHGARNDTDETAAFTATLAPLP; translated from the coding sequence ATGGACGAACTCCCCGACGTGACTCCGGAGCCGGGAACGATCGAGACGCGCGAACTGGTGGTCGACGATGCCGCGCTCGTCAAGGCGTTCTTCCTCGGTCCGGGCGCCGAACTCGACACCCACGACCACCCCGAGAGCCTGAACGTGTTCCACGTGCTCGCCGGGACTGTCACCGTGATCCAGGAGGACGAGGAGGAGGAAATCGTCGCCCCCGGCGTCGTTCACCACGAGCGCGGCGTCGCCCACGGCGCGCGCAACGACACCGACGAGACGGCCGCCTTCACGGCGACGCTCGCGCCACTGCCCTGA
- the guaA gene encoding glutamine-hydrolyzing GMP synthase, whose amino-acid sequence MVDAESFVDEAVAEIREAVGDGKAVIALSGGVDSSVAAALAYEAIGDRLIPVYVDTGLMRKGETESIRETFDYMHSLEIVDAEDRFLSALAGVTDPEEKRHVIGEQFIREFEREATEAGADYLVQGTIYPDRIESEGNIKSHHNVGGLPEAVDFEGIVEPVRELYKDEVREVARELELEAVISERMPFPGPGLAVRIVGEVTKEKVEVARDACHVVEEETAEHDPWQAFGAVLGKATGVKGDNRVHGWVVAVRSVESRDGMTARAQELDWDTLQRIQSRITGMNDNVSRVVYDVTHKPPATIEYE is encoded by the coding sequence ATGGTCGACGCCGAATCGTTCGTCGACGAGGCCGTCGCGGAGATCCGCGAGGCGGTCGGCGACGGGAAGGCCGTCATCGCGCTGTCGGGCGGCGTCGACTCCTCGGTCGCGGCCGCGCTGGCGTACGAGGCCATCGGCGACCGCCTGATCCCCGTCTACGTCGACACGGGGCTAATGCGGAAAGGCGAGACCGAGAGCATCCGCGAGACGTTCGACTACATGCACTCCCTGGAGATCGTCGACGCCGAGGACCGGTTCCTCTCGGCGCTCGCGGGCGTCACCGACCCCGAGGAGAAACGCCACGTCATCGGCGAGCAGTTCATCCGCGAGTTCGAGCGCGAAGCCACCGAGGCCGGCGCCGACTACCTCGTTCAGGGGACGATCTACCCCGACCGCATCGAGAGCGAGGGGAACATCAAATCCCACCACAACGTCGGCGGCCTGCCCGAAGCGGTCGACTTCGAGGGGATCGTCGAGCCGGTCCGAGAGCTCTACAAGGACGAGGTCCGCGAGGTCGCCCGCGAACTCGAGCTCGAGGCGGTGATCTCCGAACGGATGCCGTTCCCCGGACCCGGGCTTGCGGTCCGCATCGTCGGCGAAGTCACCAAGGAGAAGGTGGAAGTCGCCCGCGACGCCTGCCACGTCGTCGAGGAGGAGACCGCGGAGCACGACCCCTGGCAGGCGTTCGGCGCCGTGCTGGGGAAGGCGACCGGCGTGAAGGGTGACAACCGCGTCCACGGTTGGGTTGTCGCCGTCCGCTCCGTCGAGAGCCGGGACGGGATGACCGCCCGCGCCCAGGAGCTCGACTGGGACACGCTCCAGCGCATCCAGAGCCGGATCACCGGGATGAACGACAACGTCTCGCGAGTGGTGTACGACGTGACGCACAAACCCCCCGCGACCATCGAGTACGAATAA
- a CDS encoding 5'-deoxyadenosine deaminase: protein MLLTGTVVVDAETTIEDGAVVTAGDRIEAVGPAADLRERFPAHEHREFDIVAPGLVGAHVHSVQSLGRGVADDAELLDWLFDHVLPMEAGLDAEGMRLAADLGYLECLAAGTTTVIDHLSVHHADQAFEAARERGIRARMGKVLMDKESPDGLEQATEEALRDSEALIRQYHGAANGRIQYAVTPRFAVSCTEACLRGARELADRYDGVTIHTHASENENEIAAVETETGMRNVHWLDDVGLTGEDVVLAHCVHTDEAEREVLADTGTNVTHCPSSNMKLASGIAPVEDYLGRGINVALGNDGPPCNNTLDAFTEMRQASLLAKVDDNDPTAVAAETAFEMATENGAEAAGFDRVGALRKGWKADVVGLTTDHERATPIHDPVSHLVFAAHGDDVEFTMVDGRVRYADGEHVGVDAAAIRERAQAYAEELFAEL from the coding sequence ATGCTACTCACCGGAACGGTCGTCGTCGACGCCGAGACGACCATCGAGGACGGCGCCGTCGTCACGGCGGGCGACCGCATCGAGGCCGTCGGTCCCGCTGCCGACCTCCGCGAGCGGTTCCCGGCCCACGAGCACCGCGAGTTCGACATCGTCGCCCCGGGGCTCGTCGGCGCGCACGTCCACTCCGTGCAGTCGCTGGGCCGCGGCGTCGCCGACGACGCCGAACTGCTGGACTGGCTGTTCGACCACGTGCTGCCGATGGAGGCCGGCCTCGACGCCGAGGGGATGCGCCTCGCCGCCGACCTCGGCTACCTCGAGTGTCTGGCCGCCGGGACGACAACCGTGATCGACCACCTCTCGGTCCACCACGCCGACCAGGCGTTCGAGGCCGCCCGCGAGCGCGGGATCCGCGCCCGGATGGGGAAGGTGCTGATGGACAAGGAGTCCCCCGACGGGCTCGAACAGGCAACCGAGGAGGCCCTGCGGGACAGCGAGGCGCTGATCCGCCAGTACCACGGGGCCGCGAACGGCCGGATCCAGTACGCCGTCACGCCACGCTTCGCCGTCTCCTGTACCGAAGCGTGCCTGCGCGGCGCTCGCGAGTTGGCGGACCGCTACGACGGCGTCACGATCCACACCCACGCAAGCGAGAACGAGAACGAGATCGCCGCCGTCGAGACCGAGACCGGGATGCGGAACGTCCACTGGCTCGACGATGTCGGGCTGACCGGCGAGGACGTGGTGCTGGCCCACTGCGTCCACACCGACGAGGCCGAGCGCGAGGTGCTGGCGGACACCGGGACGAACGTCACCCACTGCCCGTCCTCGAACATGAAGCTCGCCTCCGGTATCGCGCCCGTCGAGGACTACCTCGGTCGGGGGATCAACGTCGCGCTGGGCAACGACGGCCCGCCGTGTAACAACACGCTCGACGCGTTCACCGAGATGCGGCAGGCCAGCCTGCTCGCGAAGGTCGACGACAACGACCCGACCGCGGTCGCCGCCGAGACCGCCTTCGAGATGGCGACCGAGAACGGCGCCGAGGCCGCCGGCTTCGATCGAGTGGGCGCGCTCCGGAAGGGGTGGAAAGCCGACGTCGTGGGGCTCACGACGGACCACGAGCGCGCGACGCCGATCCACGACCCCGTCTCGCATCTGGTGTTCGCGGCCCACGGGGACGACGTCGAGTTCACGATGGTCGACGGTCGCGTGCGCTACGCGGACGGCGAGCACGTCGGCGTCGACGCCGCGGCGATCCGGGAGCGCGCACAGGCGTACGCCGAGGAACTGTTCGCCGAACTGTGA
- a CDS encoding XapX domain-containing protein → MNVAAVVAALAVGIVTGALFTFLRLPIPAPPALPGVVAIVGIYVGYYAMEHLGWGFDLLDALGL, encoded by the coding sequence ATGAACGTCGCTGCCGTCGTCGCGGCTCTCGCGGTCGGAATCGTCACTGGCGCGCTGTTCACGTTCCTCCGCCTGCCGATCCCGGCGCCGCCGGCGCTGCCGGGCGTCGTCGCCATCGTCGGCATCTACGTCGGCTACTACGCGATGGAGCATCTCGGCTGGGGGTTCGACCTGCTGGACGCGCTGGGGCTGTGA
- a CDS encoding CTP synthetase, with protein sequence MNAIVAGGDPEGLGEELEALGVTVERVDSPVFAGALEDAGIENAELFVLTDLTEGISITLAKEANPDVRAVCFGSGDLPESVAGTVDLVVDPSLLGAEAVAEELVDELG encoded by the coding sequence ATGAACGCCATCGTTGCGGGCGGCGACCCCGAAGGGCTGGGCGAGGAGCTGGAAGCGCTCGGCGTCACTGTCGAACGGGTCGACAGCCCCGTGTTCGCCGGCGCGCTCGAGGACGCGGGCATCGAGAACGCCGAACTGTTCGTGCTCACGGATCTCACGGAGGGGATATCGATCACGCTGGCGAAGGAGGCCAACCCCGACGTGCGGGCAGTCTGTTTCGGCAGCGGCGACCTGCCGGAGTCGGTCGCCGGCACCGTCGATCTCGTTGTCGACCCGTCGCTGCTGGGCGCCGAGGCGGTCGCGGAGGAGCTGGTCGACGAGCTCGGGTAG
- a CDS encoding peptidylprolyl isomerase codes for MSYEDEMENPENPVATIHTTHGDIVVELFEDRAPTTVRNFVTLATHAEEYDDAEIGPEGEAWEDPESGEKRVDPLYDDVAFHRIIADFMIQGGDPTETGRGGPGYEFEDEFHEELTHDGAGILSMANSGPNTNGSQFFITLDAQPHLDGKHAVFGQVIDGMDVVKELGSVPTDRNDQPQVEATLESVEVEQ; via the coding sequence ATGAGCTACGAGGACGAGATGGAGAACCCCGAGAACCCCGTCGCGACGATCCACACCACCCACGGCGACATCGTGGTCGAACTGTTCGAGGACCGCGCGCCGACGACGGTGCGGAACTTCGTCACGCTCGCGACCCACGCCGAGGAGTACGACGACGCCGAGATCGGCCCCGAGGGCGAGGCGTGGGAGGACCCCGAGAGCGGCGAGAAGCGCGTCGACCCGCTGTACGACGACGTGGCGTTCCACCGCATCATCGCGGACTTCATGATTCAGGGCGGCGACCCGACCGAGACGGGTCGCGGCGGCCCGGGCTACGAGTTCGAGGACGAGTTCCACGAGGAGCTGACCCACGACGGCGCCGGGATCCTCTCGATGGCCAACTCCGGCCCGAACACCAACGGCTCGCAGTTCTTCATCACGCTGGACGCCCAGCCCCACCTCGACGGCAAACACGCCGTCTTCGGCCAGGTGATCGACGGGATGGACGTGGTGAAGGAGCTCGGTTCGGTCCCGACCGACCGCAACGACCAGCCCCAGGTCGAGGCGACGCTGGAGTCGGTCGAAGTCGAGCAGTAA
- a CDS encoding PHP domain-containing protein → MVRFDYHTHSNYSDGYFIPGMVRAAEAAGLDGIGFADHCNVTADGEARRRLDGLGFALDETYPRRREGIEWVRTETDLAVYDAVEMDYVPGREADIASFLDEAAFDYAVGSVHSVEGDDVQWSENFVHLDDDERRAVVDGYYDNLAALAESELFEIAAHADLVERTPELRGYSTAEQYEQVADAFADADTVPEINAGRVLDDYGEFHPAPDLLDTLLDRGVEFVVGSDSHRPEEVGRRIDALERRFDELAIEPTTLSV, encoded by the coding sequence ATGGTCCGGTTCGACTACCACACCCACTCGAACTACTCGGACGGCTACTTCATCCCCGGGATGGTCCGGGCCGCCGAGGCGGCCGGGCTCGACGGGATCGGTTTCGCCGACCACTGCAACGTTACCGCCGACGGGGAGGCCAGACGGCGCCTCGACGGCCTCGGGTTCGCGCTCGACGAGACGTACCCCCGGCGCCGCGAGGGGATCGAGTGGGTCCGGACCGAGACCGACCTCGCGGTGTACGACGCCGTCGAGATGGACTACGTCCCCGGCCGCGAGGCCGATATCGCGTCGTTCCTCGACGAGGCGGCGTTCGACTACGCCGTCGGCAGCGTCCACTCCGTTGAGGGCGACGACGTGCAGTGGTCCGAGAACTTCGTCCACTTGGACGACGACGAACGCCGCGCGGTCGTCGACGGCTACTACGACAACCTCGCCGCGCTCGCGGAGTCGGAGCTGTTCGAGATCGCGGCCCACGCCGACCTCGTGGAGCGAACGCCGGAGCTCCGGGGGTACTCCACGGCCGAGCAGTACGAGCAGGTCGCCGACGCGTTCGCCGACGCCGACACCGTGCCGGAGATCAACGCCGGCCGCGTGCTCGACGACTACGGCGAGTTCCACCCTGCACCCGACCTGCTCGACACGCTGCTCGACCGCGGCGTCGAGTTCGTCGTCGGTAGCGACTCCCACCGCCCGGAGGAGGTCGGCCGCCGGATCGACGCGCTGGAGCGCCGTTTCGACGAGCTCGCTATCGAACCGACGACGCTGTCGGTCTGA
- a CDS encoding amino acid permease yields MKELERDLGLPAVLAISIGAMIGSGIFILPALALEIAGPAVILAYLLAGVLVVPAALSKSEMATAMPEAGGTYIYIERGMGPLLGTIAGVGTWFSLSFKGALALVGGVPYLLILFDLPLKPVALGLAVVLILVNIVGAKQTGRLQVVIVVVMLAALGWFAAGSAPGVESANYANFFADGVGGLLAATGLVFVSYAGVTKVASVAEEVEDPGRNIPLGILGSLAFTTVLYVAIVAVLVGVTDPGTIAGSRTPVADAARVTMGGAGVIAVIVAAILALVSTANAGILSSSRYPFAMSRDKLAPPSMAEISDRLGTPVNSITLTGAVLLALIAFVPILDIAKLASAFQIMVFALINLAVIAFREGTAEYEPEFTSPLYPWMQVFGAVASVGLLTQMGPIALGGAGVITVASVLWYAGYVRPRVDREGAATGAIRQQVSEETLSEVASPEATHEALVALTKQMDQRRVQTLVSLAADLVRDDDGRVVVVQFEEVPDQAPLTEDVAAQSNADRSFEQRVERLGEEFGVAVEADEIVSHDTKHAIVNFAERRGVDAIVAEHEPLRLRSRLVGDPIDWVVRHAPCDVLLVDSSAPRLPEQVVVSGDTAPFPSAAVNVASSVAGAHGGRVSLWYPADGDDRRRASIEEHREELSGMLDVPVEAEAIPTDQRPPAADLLVRRGADHRRRGALADGNRPFAQVAGTTVTVYPRNSRRPPLHRRLLERFLL; encoded by the coding sequence ATGAAGGAGCTGGAACGCGACCTCGGGCTCCCCGCCGTGCTCGCGATCAGCATCGGCGCCATGATCGGCAGCGGCATCTTCATCCTGCCCGCGCTGGCGCTGGAGATCGCCGGCCCCGCGGTGATCCTCGCGTACCTGCTCGCGGGCGTGCTCGTCGTGCCTGCGGCGCTGTCGAAATCCGAGATGGCGACCGCAATGCCCGAGGCCGGCGGGACGTACATCTACATCGAACGGGGGATGGGGCCGCTGCTCGGCACGATCGCCGGCGTCGGCACGTGGTTCTCGCTCTCGTTCAAGGGCGCGCTGGCGCTGGTCGGCGGCGTCCCCTACCTGCTGATCCTGTTCGACCTACCGCTGAAACCCGTCGCGCTCGGGCTCGCGGTCGTACTGATCCTCGTAAACATCGTCGGCGCCAAACAGACCGGCCGGCTCCAGGTCGTTATCGTCGTCGTGATGCTGGCCGCACTGGGCTGGTTCGCCGCCGGGAGCGCCCCCGGCGTCGAGTCGGCGAACTACGCGAACTTCTTCGCCGACGGCGTCGGCGGGCTGCTAGCGGCGACGGGGCTGGTGTTCGTCTCCTACGCCGGCGTGACCAAGGTCGCGAGCGTCGCCGAGGAGGTCGAGGACCCCGGCCGGAACATCCCGTTGGGGATCCTGGGCTCGCTCGCGTTCACGACCGTGCTGTACGTCGCCATCGTCGCCGTCCTCGTGGGCGTGACCGACCCCGGTACGATCGCCGGCTCGCGGACGCCGGTCGCCGACGCCGCCAGGGTCACGATGGGCGGCGCCGGCGTGATCGCGGTGATCGTCGCGGCGATCCTCGCGCTGGTGTCGACGGCGAACGCGGGGATCCTCTCCTCCTCGCGCTACCCGTTCGCGATGAGCCGGGACAAGCTCGCGCCGCCGTCGATGGCGGAGATCAGCGACCGGCTCGGGACGCCCGTGAACTCCATCACGCTCACGGGCGCGGTGCTGCTGGCGCTGATCGCGTTCGTGCCGATCCTCGACATCGCGAAGCTCGCCAGCGCGTTCCAGATCATGGTGTTCGCGCTGATCAACCTCGCCGTGATCGCGTTCCGGGAGGGGACCGCCGAGTACGAGCCCGAGTTCACGTCGCCGCTGTACCCGTGGATGCAGGTCTTCGGCGCCGTCGCCAGCGTCGGCCTGCTGACCCAGATGGGGCCGATCGCACTCGGAGGTGCCGGGGTCATCACCGTCGCGAGCGTGCTCTGGTACGCGGGCTACGTCCGGCCACGGGTCGACCGCGAGGGGGCAGCGACGGGCGCGATCCGCCAGCAGGTCAGCGAGGAGACGCTCTCGGAGGTCGCATCCCCCGAAGCGACCCACGAGGCGCTCGTCGCGCTGACCAAGCAGATGGACCAGCGCCGGGTGCAGACGCTGGTCTCGCTGGCGGCCGATCTGGTCCGCGACGACGACGGCCGCGTGGTCGTCGTCCAGTTCGAGGAGGTGCCCGACCAGGCGCCGCTGACCGAGGACGTCGCCGCCCAGTCCAACGCCGACCGATCCTTCGAGCAGCGCGTCGAGCGGCTGGGCGAGGAGTTCGGCGTCGCCGTCGAGGCCGACGAGATCGTCAGCCACGACACCAAACACGCGATCGTCAACTTCGCCGAGCGGCGGGGCGTGGACGCGATCGTCGCCGAACACGAGCCGCTGCGCCTGCGCTCGCGACTGGTCGGCGACCCGATCGACTGGGTGGTTCGCCACGCGCCGTGTGACGTGCTGTTGGTCGACAGCTCCGCGCCGCGACTGCCAGAGCAGGTGGTCGTCTCCGGTGACACGGCGCCGTTCCCGTCGGCGGCGGTCAACGTCGCGTCGTCGGTCGCGGGCGCCCACGGCGGCCGCGTCTCGCTGTGGTACCCCGCCGACGGCGACGACCGCCGCCGCGCGTCGATCGAGGAGCACCGCGAGGAGCTCTCGGGGATGCTCGACGTCCCCGTCGAGGCCGAAGCGATCCCGACCGACCAGCGCCCGCCGGCGGCGGACCTGCTCGTTCGCCGCGGCGCCGACCACCGCCGCCGCGGCGCGCTCGCCGACGGGAACCGGCCGTTCGCACAGGTCGCGGGGACGACCGTCACGGTGTACCCCCGAAACAGCCGTCGGCCGCCGCTGCACAGGCGGCTGCTCGAACGGTTCCTGCTGTAG
- a CDS encoding S9 family peptidase gives MSGKKRFTPEELARLPEFHHPRVGPDGERIAFYYDGTGRNELYVQEVESGERRRISDGEVPRAARWPIAWDADGDRVFFHLDDAGDEQNDVWAIDLDGDAEPVIETPGQASLQDVADDGRLLYASDEGEQMNLYLFDPDSGGSEQLTENDEPVRGGSFSPDDDRIAYTTNETEAMENRDAYVQELETGESRRLEIGETGSQTAAVDWHPDGERLLVRDDTEDFTNAGVYDLERDEVRWLSAGDAEESPQAFGPDGDRAYVLRSENAGRAPIVYDVDGGGPERLDLAEGVASLAGGEHFLADGRPVFTQTTPDTRSSLLAYDGGTTETLIEPDYGDIDPDAFVDAEYVTYESADGLEVGALLYDARDRPTGEESEQTPGVVKVHGGPHGQSMQRFDLYAQFLVSEGYSVLLPNYRGSIGRGREFQQAILGDWGGAEQEDIAAGGRWLADREFVDADRLAVFGGSYGGYSAYCQLTMHPEIWTTGVAWIGITDLKLLYEESMPHFQATLEQQLGDPEENEALWRDRSPITHVGDMEAPVFVVHGVNDPRCPVSQARVFRDALLDRGWEEGPDGEFEYEELEEEGHGSSDAEQKVRAFGLIGEFLDRRL, from the coding sequence TGGCGCGCCTCCCCGAGTTCCACCACCCCCGCGTGGGGCCCGACGGCGAGCGGATCGCGTTCTACTACGACGGCACCGGCCGGAACGAGCTGTACGTCCAAGAGGTCGAGAGCGGCGAGCGCCGTCGGATCAGCGACGGCGAGGTCCCTCGGGCCGCGCGCTGGCCCATCGCGTGGGACGCCGACGGCGACCGCGTGTTCTTCCACCTCGACGACGCCGGCGACGAGCAGAACGACGTCTGGGCGATCGACCTCGACGGCGACGCCGAGCCCGTGATCGAGACGCCCGGCCAGGCGTCGCTGCAGGACGTGGCCGACGACGGCCGCCTGCTGTACGCCAGCGACGAGGGCGAGCAGATGAACCTCTACCTGTTCGACCCCGACAGCGGCGGGTCCGAGCAGCTGACCGAGAACGACGAGCCCGTTCGCGGCGGGAGCTTCTCGCCCGACGACGACCGGATCGCCTACACGACCAACGAGACGGAGGCGATGGAGAACCGCGACGCGTACGTGCAGGAGCTCGAGACGGGGGAGAGCCGCCGGCTCGAGATCGGCGAGACGGGCTCCCAGACCGCGGCGGTCGACTGGCACCCCGACGGCGAGCGCCTGCTCGTGCGCGACGACACCGAGGACTTCACCAACGCCGGCGTCTACGACCTCGAACGCGACGAAGTCCGGTGGCTCAGCGCCGGCGACGCCGAGGAGAGCCCACAGGCGTTCGGCCCCGACGGCGACCGGGCGTACGTCCTGCGCAGCGAGAACGCCGGCCGCGCGCCGATCGTCTACGACGTCGACGGCGGCGGGCCGGAGCGCCTCGACCTCGCGGAGGGCGTCGCCTCGCTCGCTGGCGGCGAGCATTTCCTCGCGGACGGCCGCCCCGTGTTCACCCAGACGACGCCCGACACGCGCTCGTCGCTGCTGGCGTACGACGGCGGGACGACCGAGACGCTGATCGAACCCGACTACGGCGACATCGACCCCGACGCGTTCGTCGACGCCGAGTACGTCACCTACGAGTCCGCGGACGGCCTCGAGGTCGGCGCGCTGCTGTACGACGCGCGGGACCGGCCCACGGGCGAGGAGAGTGAGCAGACGCCGGGCGTCGTGAAGGTCCACGGCGGCCCGCACGGCCAGTCGATGCAGCGGTTCGACCTCTACGCCCAGTTCCTCGTGAGCGAGGGGTACTCGGTGCTACTGCCGAACTACCGCGGCTCGATCGGCCGGGGGCGGGAGTTCCAGCAGGCGATCCTCGGCGACTGGGGCGGCGCCGAGCAGGAGGACATCGCCGCCGGCGGCCGCTGGCTGGCCGACCGCGAGTTCGTCGACGCGGACCGACTGGCGGTGTTCGGCGGCTCCTACGGCGGCTACTCGGCGTACTGCCAGCTCACGATGCATCCCGAAATCTGGACGACGGGCGTCGCGTGGATCGGCATCACCGACCTGAAGCTGCTGTACGAGGAGTCGATGCCCCACTTCCAGGCGACGCTGGAACAGCAGCTCGGCGACCCCGAGGAGAACGAGGCGCTCTGGCGGGATCGCTCGCCGATCACCCACGTCGGGGACATGGAGGCGCCGGTGTTCGTCGTCCACGGTGTCAACGACCCGCGCTGCCCGGTGTCGCAGGCGCGCGTGTTCCGCGACGCGCTGCTGGACCGCGGCTGGGAGGAGGGCCCCGACGGCGAGTTCGAGTACGAGGAACTCGAAGAGGAGGGTCACGGCAGTTCCGACGCCGAGCAGAAAGTGCGGGCGTTCGGGCTGATCGGGGAGTTCCTGGATCGACGGCTGTAA